Proteins from a single region of Xenopus laevis strain J_2021 chromosome 9_10S, Xenopus_laevis_v10.1, whole genome shotgun sequence:
- the en1.S gene encoding homeobox protein engrailed-1-B produces the protein MEEQTEQSPGAPSEPDPGASPPPLHPAPPTHRTTNFFIDNILRPDFGCRKETPGRDSSSPLHSRPGNPSPSPDSDTPSDSSKGSDSNPALLLVGNAVTPARKNDSIVWPAWVYCTRYSDRPSSGPRTRKLKKQKSEKEDKRPRTAFTAEQLQRLKAEFQANRYITEQRRQTLAQELSLNESQIKIWFQNKRAKIKKASGMKNGLALHLMAQGLYNHSTTTVQEKEESE, from the exons ATGGAGGAACAGACTGAGCAAAGCCCCGGGGCCCCAAGTGAGCCAGATCCAGGGGCCTCCCCGCCCCCTCTGCACCCTGCGCCCCCCACTCACCGGACCACTAACTTCTTCATAGACAACATTCTCCGGCCGGACTTTGGCTGCAGGAAAGAGACGCCCGGGAGGGACAGCTCCAGTCCTCTGCACAGCCGCCCGGGAAACCCTTCTCCCAGCCCGGACTCTGACACCCCATCTGACAGTTCCAAGGGCAGCGACTCCAACCCGGCTCTGCTCCTGGTGGGCAACGCTGTGACCCCTGCGCGCAAAAACGACTCCATAGTGTGGCCTGCCTGGGTCTACTGCACTCGCTACTCCGACCGGCCTTCCTCTG GCCCCAGGACCCGCAAGCTGAAGAAGCAGAAGAGCGAAAAGGAGGACAAGAGACCCCGAACAGCCTTCACTGCTGAGCAGCTCCAGAGACTGAAGGCTGAGTTCCAGGCCAATCGCTACATCACAGAGCAGAGGAGACAGACCTTGGCCCAAGAGCTGAGTCTCAATGAATCCCAAATAAAGATCTGGTTCCAGAACAAAAGGGCCAAGATCAAAAAGGCATCAGGCATGAAGAATGGGCTAGCTCTACATCTCATGGCTCAGGGACTGTACAACCACTCCACTACAACTGTGCAGGAGAAGGAGGAGAGTGAGTGA